One window of Methanofervidicoccus abyssi genomic DNA carries:
- the mmp10 gene encoding methyl coenzyme M reductase-arginine methyltransferase Mmp10 (Mmp10 (methanogenesis marker protein 10) is a cobalamin-requiring radical SAM methyltransferase that creates the methylarginine modification to methyl coenzyme M reductase.), with amino-acid sequence MNFDFTKFQSIWDTNKEKEDILRDKSQLLVDLKGEPGKNCGGFCRFCYFRKLDSNNITPFGCKNCTYQVGCDYCTYSVREINGDFLPLPLVVQQVQSALFFQQYKKVNITGGGDVSFYPDLIPLCEYIGNIGLKIHLGYTSGKGFKDLDTAKALVDAGVDEVTFSVFSTDPDMRREWLNDRNARISLKCLEYFCENCEVHCAVIVIPGVNDGEVLNRTLSDLVDWGAKGVILMRFANTTEQGLILKNAPIIEGITPHSVEEFKNIVKEVHESFGDKIRITGTPLYDPLTKAPFAITYHKDILERLRNKIEAEATIVTGKIAYDFLREIFQDTPVNVVKVNKDISDLITAEDLKTVDLKKLKDTVFLPPLALVHDRVAEKILNRDGRDRMIIRGVDKLTLDGEVSGTLTEEEVLEFEKRAFTELIEKINFFGKR; translated from the coding sequence ATGAACTTTGATTTCACTAAATTTCAGAGTATATGGGATACAAATAAGGAAAAAGAAGATATACTGAGAGATAAATCTCAACTTTTAGTAGATTTAAAGGGAGAACCTGGTAAAAACTGTGGAGGTTTCTGCAGATTCTGCTACTTTAGGAAATTAGACAGCAACAATATTACACCTTTTGGATGTAAGAACTGTACATATCAAGTAGGTTGTGACTACTGTACATACTCTGTAAGGGAAATTAACGGAGATTTTCTCCCATTACCACTGGTTGTACAGCAGGTTCAAAGTGCCCTCTTCTTTCAGCAGTATAAGAAGGTGAATATAACCGGTGGAGGAGACGTAAGTTTCTACCCAGATCTCATACCCCTCTGTGAGTATATAGGAAATATAGGTTTAAAGATACACTTAGGATATACTTCTGGAAAAGGTTTTAAAGATTTAGATACTGCAAAAGCTCTTGTAGATGCTGGAGTAGATGAGGTTACATTCTCTGTATTCTCCACAGATCCAGATATGAGAAGAGAATGGTTAAACGACAGAAACGCCAGGATATCTCTAAAATGTCTGGAGTACTTCTGTGAAAACTGTGAGGTACACTGTGCAGTAATAGTTATCCCAGGAGTTAACGACGGAGAAGTTTTAAACAGGACACTCTCAGATTTGGTAGATTGGGGAGCAAAAGGGGTTATATTGATGAGGTTTGCCAACACCACTGAACAAGGTCTTATACTAAAAAACGCTCCAATTATAGAAGGTATAACTCCTCATTCCGTAGAAGAGTTTAAAAACATTGTAAAAGAGGTTCATGAAAGCTTTGGAGATAAGATCAGGATCACTGGAACACCTCTCTACGATCCTTTAACAAAGGCACCTTTTGCAATAACCTACCACAAGGATATACTTGAAAGATTGAGGAATAAGATAGAGGCTGAAGCCACTATAGTCACTGGAAAGATAGCCTACGATTTCCTAAGGGAGATATTCCAAGATACACCAGTCAATGTTGTCAAAGTAAATAAAGACATCTCAGATCTTATTACAGCAGAGGACTTAAAAACAGTTGATCTTAAAAAGTTGAAGGATACAGTATTTCTTCCACCTCTAGCCCTTGTTCATGACAGAGTTGCAGAGAAAATACTTAACAGAGATGGAAGAGATAGGATGATAATTAGAGGTGTAGATAAACTAACCTTAGATGGAGAGGTAAGTGGTACCTTAACAGAGGAAGAAGTTTTGGAATTTGAGAAAAGAGCTTTCACTGAACTGATCGAAAAAATAAACTTTTTTGGGAAAAGATAG
- the mcrG gene encoding coenzyme-B sulfoethylthiotransferase subunit gamma — protein MAYTPQFYPGKTRIAENRRKHMNPDVQLEKLREIPDDDVVKIMGHRQPGEDYKTVHPPLEEMDLPEDYVRDLVEPISGAKEGHRIRYIQFTDSMYNAPAQPYDRARTYMWRFRGVDTGTLSGRQVIEMRESNLEEIAKNFCIDTAFFDPAVCGIRGATVHGHSLRLDENGLMFDALQRYVYDEKTEHVLYVKDQVGKPLDEPVDVGEPLPPEKLAEITTIYRKDNIPMREDTELICVVKRIHRARTLGGFMPTDEIFKGL, from the coding sequence ATGGCATATACACCTCAATTCTATCCAGGTAAAACAAGAATTGCTGAGAATAGAAGAAAACACATGAACCCAGATGTTCAGTTGGAAAAGTTGAGAGAGATTCCAGATGACGACGTTGTGAAGATCATGGGACATAGACAACCTGGAGAGGATTACAAAACTGTCCATCCACCATTGGAGGAGATGGACCTTCCTGAGGATTACGTCAGGGATCTCGTTGAACCTATAAGTGGAGCCAAAGAGGGACATAGAATAAGATATATCCAATTTACAGATTCCATGTATAATGCTCCAGCACAGCCCTACGATAGGGCAAGAACCTACATGTGGAGATTTAGAGGAGTAGACACAGGTACACTCTCAGGAAGACAAGTTATAGAGATGAGAGAGAGTAACTTAGAGGAGATTGCAAAGAACTTCTGTATAGATACAGCATTCTTCGATCCAGCAGTCTGTGGTATAAGAGGGGCTACAGTGCATGGACACTCCTTGAGACTCGATGAAAATGGACTGATGTTCGATGCATTACAGAGGTACGTATATGACGAAAAAACAGAGCATGTACTCTATGTAAAAGACCAGGTTGGGAAGCCTTTGGATGAGCCTGTGGATGTTGGAGAACCTCTACCACCTGAGAAGTTAGCAGAGATAACTACTATCTACAGAAAGGACAACATCCCAATGAGGGAAGATACAGAACTTATTTGTGTAGTTAAGAGAATTCATAGGGCAAGGACCTTGGGAGGATTTATGCCTACGGATGAAATATTTAAAGGATTATAA
- the mtrE gene encoding tetrahydromethanopterin S-methyltransferase subunit E: MDSTLIILGALALSSAAATVAGCAEDLESDVGSQSNPNSQVQLAPQMGNIHRYFNKAISGEPVSYGLYVAVAGTIAWALMNIGMSTIFALVIGAGVAAFIHGVYAVSAYLGRIVGQSQNFGQPVYLDVVITHLGPIVGHGFIAVFCMLLAAYLATSILGNPFPLPLVALIFGITVGAIGSSTGDVHYGAEREYQKYPFGGGVPVANHGDIDIKAEIGIRNGMDSSYFCSKLGGPLTGLTFGLIVFLDGWRGIVGGILGNALGGSLISKSIIAIIVGIILVAVMVCLNRLVEVYARKKYGPYTDR; encoded by the coding sequence ATGGATTCAACACTAATAATCCTGGGAGCTTTAGCACTTTCAAGTGCTGCAGCCACTGTGGCAGGATGTGCTGAAGATTTAGAGTCTGACGTAGGTTCCCAGTCAAACCCGAACTCACAGGTACAGTTGGCACCTCAGATGGGTAATATACATAGATACTTCAATAAGGCTATATCTGGAGAACCAGTGTCTTACGGTCTATACGTTGCTGTAGCAGGTACTATCGCATGGGCACTAATGAATATAGGAATGAGTACAATCTTTGCACTGGTTATTGGAGCAGGTGTTGCAGCTTTTATACATGGAGTATACGCTGTTAGTGCATACCTTGGGAGGATAGTAGGTCAGTCCCAAAACTTTGGACAGCCTGTATACTTAGATGTTGTTATAACCCACTTAGGGCCTATAGTTGGGCATGGATTTATTGCAGTGTTCTGTATGCTACTGGCTGCATACTTGGCAACTTCTATATTAGGTAATCCATTCCCCCTACCATTGGTAGCACTGATTTTTGGTATTACTGTAGGAGCTATAGGTTCATCAACTGGAGACGTCCACTACGGTGCCGAAAGGGAATATCAGAAGTATCCATTTGGTGGTGGTGTTCCTGTAGCAAACCATGGAGATATTGACATTAAGGCAGAAATAGGTATTAGAAACGGTATGGATTCTTCCTACTTCTGTTCTAAGCTGGGAGGTCCTTTAACAGGACTTACATTTGGTTTAATAGTATTCTTAGACGGTTGGAGAGGGATAGTAGGAGGGATTCTTGGAAATGCTCTTGGTGGGAGCCTAATCTCTAAATCAATAATAGCCATTATCGTAGGTATAATTTTAGTAGCAGTTATGGTATGTTTAAACAGGTTGGTTGAAGTATATGCAAGGAAAAAGTATGGGCCATACACAGATAGGTAA
- a CDS encoding tetrahydromethanopterin S-methyltransferase subunit B: MDIVKVCPELGIVMDVDSGLIAETRDDIVMVDFNPVKSEIEKLEKLAKAFENSLDPRNPPLKSYPGREGIYSIGGIFQGLFFGFWITMGVALMVILLLAAIYPNLLQ; this comes from the coding sequence ATGGATATTGTAAAGGTATGTCCTGAGTTGGGAATAGTGATGGATGTAGATTCAGGGTTAATTGCTGAAACAAGAGATGATATCGTAATGGTGGATTTCAACCCGGTAAAGAGTGAAATAGAGAAGTTGGAGAAATTGGCTAAGGCTTTTGAAAACTCCTTAGATCCACGAAACCCTCCATTAAAGTCTTATCCCGGTAGGGAAGGGATATATAGCATAGGTGGTATCTTCCAAGGATTATTCTTCGGTTTCTGGATAACTATGGGAGTGGCTCTGATGGTTATATTGTTGCTTGCTGCCATATATCCCAATCTGCTCCAATAA
- the mcrA gene encoding coenzyme-B sulfoethylthiotransferase subunit alpha, producing the protein MDTEKRLFLKALKEKFEEDPKEKYTKFYVYGGWRQSKRKREFVEHAKEYLEKRGGLPFYNPDIGVPLGQRKLMPYKLSGTDYIVEGDDLHFMNNAAMQQMWDDIRRTVIVGMDTAHAVLEKRLGVEVTPETINEYMEVINHALPGGAVVQEHMVEVDPALVWDSYAKIFTGDDELADEIDKKFLIDINKLFPEEQAEQLKAAIGKKTYQVSRVPTLVGRVCDGGTIARWSAMQIGMSFITAYKLCAGEAAIADFSYAAKHADVIVMGTALPARRARGPNEPGGIPFGILADIIQTSRVSEDPVEQALEVVGAGAMLYDQIWLGSYMSGGVGFTQYATASYTDDILDDFSYYGYDYVEKKYGINGVKPSMDVIEDIAAEVTLYALEQYDEYPALLEDHFGGSQRAAVTAAASGISVSMATGNSNAGVNGWYLSQILHKEYHSRLGFYGYDLQDQCGAANSFSIRNDESSPLELRGPNYPNYAMNVGHQGEYAGIVQAAHSARGDAFALNPLIKVAFADPLLIFDFAHPRKEFARGALREFEPAGERDPIIPAH; encoded by the coding sequence ATGGATACAGAAAAAAGGTTGTTCTTAAAGGCATTAAAGGAGAAATTTGAGGAAGATCCAAAAGAAAAGTATACTAAGTTCTATGTATATGGGGGATGGAGACAGTCAAAGAGAAAGAGAGAGTTTGTAGAGCATGCAAAGGAGTACTTAGAGAAAAGGGGAGGTCTTCCATTCTATAACCCAGATATCGGAGTTCCATTAGGTCAGAGAAAGTTGATGCCTTATAAACTCTCAGGTACAGACTACATAGTAGAGGGAGACGACTTACACTTCATGAACAACGCTGCTATGCAGCAGATGTGGGATGATATAAGGAGGACTGTTATTGTAGGTATGGACACAGCACATGCAGTACTTGAGAAGAGATTGGGAGTAGAAGTAACTCCAGAGACTATAAACGAATACATGGAAGTAATCAATCACGCATTACCAGGAGGAGCAGTTGTCCAGGAGCACATGGTTGAGGTAGATCCTGCCTTAGTATGGGACTCCTACGCTAAGATATTCACTGGAGACGATGAATTGGCAGATGAGATCGATAAGAAGTTCTTAATAGATATCAACAAGTTGTTCCCAGAAGAACAGGCAGAACAGTTGAAGGCCGCTATAGGTAAAAAAACTTACCAGGTATCTAGGGTACCTACCTTAGTAGGTAGAGTATGTGATGGAGGTACAATAGCAAGATGGAGTGCAATGCAGATAGGAATGTCCTTCATTACCGCATACAAACTTTGTGCAGGGGAAGCTGCAATTGCAGACTTCTCCTACGCTGCAAAACATGCAGATGTTATCGTAATGGGTACAGCACTACCTGCAAGGAGAGCAAGAGGTCCAAATGAGCCAGGAGGAATACCCTTCGGTATATTGGCAGATATTATACAGACATCCAGAGTAAGTGAGGACCCAGTAGAACAGGCCTTAGAGGTAGTAGGAGCAGGGGCTATGCTCTATGATCAGATATGGCTTGGTTCCTACATGTCTGGAGGTGTTGGATTCACCCAGTACGCCACAGCATCCTATACAGATGATATATTAGATGACTTCTCTTACTACGGATACGACTACGTAGAGAAGAAGTATGGAATAAACGGAGTAAAACCAAGCATGGATGTTATTGAAGATATTGCTGCAGAAGTTACACTCTACGCATTGGAACAGTACGATGAGTACCCTGCTCTCTTAGAAGATCACTTCGGAGGATCCCAGAGAGCAGCGGTTACAGCGGCAGCATCTGGTATCTCAGTAAGTATGGCAACTGGAAACTCAAACGCTGGAGTTAACGGGTGGTATCTAAGCCAAATATTACACAAGGAGTATCACAGTAGGTTAGGATTCTACGGATATGATCTACAGGATCAGTGTGGTGCTGCGAACTCCTTCTCCATTAGAAACGATGAATCCTCTCCATTAGAGTTAAGAGGTCCAAATTATCCAAACTATGCAATGAACGTAGGGCACCAGGGAGAGTACGCAGGTATAGTCCAGGCAGCTCACTCCGCAAGAGGAGATGCCTTTGCACTGAATCCACTGATTAAAGTAGCCTTTGCAGATCCATTACTTATATTCGACTTTGCCCATCCAAGAAAAGAGTTTGCAAGAGGGGCACTTAGAGAGTTTGAGCCTGCAGGAGAGAGAGATCCAATTATCCCAGCACACTAA
- the mtrD gene encoding tetrahydromethanopterin S-methyltransferase subunit D, producing the protein MVIGLLIPFVEITLAGAIINASVHFVPVGGAPAAMATSTGIGTGTTQLAAGAGFTGLMAAATMAAQNGIDIFNPLHWIIILLSGAVGSMIMLGLTMLIGQLIYVFGVGVVPAADKCERDPITGDYQKSYITPGTTGHAIPTVCFISGLIGAALGGIGGALAYVALKQLGFSSEVAGIMAVGFFFMNAVLASYNIGGTIEGFHDPKFKKIPNGIVASFVASLLTGIIVVVMSLGI; encoded by the coding sequence ATGGTTATAGGTTTACTAATTCCCTTTGTAGAGATCACCTTAGCAGGTGCTATAATTAACGCAAGTGTTCACTTTGTTCCAGTAGGAGGAGCTCCTGCAGCTATGGCTACATCTACAGGAATAGGTACGGGTACTACTCAGTTAGCAGCAGGAGCTGGATTTACAGGTTTAATGGCTGCTGCGACAATGGCTGCTCAAAATGGAATTGATATATTCAATCCCCTACACTGGATAATTATCCTCCTCTCAGGTGCTGTTGGTTCTATGATCATGTTAGGTTTAACTATGCTGATAGGACAGTTGATATACGTTTTTGGTGTAGGGGTAGTTCCAGCTGCAGATAAGTGTGAAAGGGACCCAATTACAGGGGATTATCAAAAGTCTTATATTACCCCTGGTACTACTGGACATGCTATTCCTACCGTATGTTTCATTAGTGGATTGATTGGAGCTGCTCTTGGGGGTATAGGGGGAGCTCTCGCCTATGTTGCCCTTAAACAGTTAGGATTCTCTTCAGAAGTTGCAGGAATTATGGCAGTAGGGTTTTTCTTTATGAATGCCGTACTTGCATCTTATAACATAGGAGGAACTATAGAAGGATTTCACGATCCCAAGTTCAAGAAAATACCAAACGGTATTGTCGCATCCTTTGTGGCATCTCTACTGACTGGGATTATAGTGGTTGTAATGTCATTAGGGATTTAA
- the mtrA gene encoding tetrahydromethanopterin S-methyltransferase subunit A: MPEKREPAPGWPIVSGEYVVGNPESCVGVVTLGSHGLEQAAIEAGAAIAGPCHTENLGIEKVIANYISNPNIRFMILCGSEVQGHITGQCFKALYENGIGDDGGIIGAKGAIPFLENVGKDAVERFQRQIVEVIDLIDVEDIGKITQAIKECISKDPGATEEDAEEIDLDKKESGLPTVAKPDLEFTRKLIDSLEYKIGLMTRDLGLGSGVQAGSILGVILGSLLAILLVGIPVVLKVLLG, from the coding sequence ATGCCAGAAAAGAGAGAACCAGCTCCAGGATGGCCTATTGTAAGTGGAGAATATGTAGTAGGAAATCCAGAAAGTTGTGTTGGAGTTGTTACTTTAGGGTCTCATGGTTTAGAACAGGCGGCAATAGAGGCTGGAGCTGCCATTGCAGGTCCATGCCATACTGAGAACCTTGGAATTGAGAAGGTAATAGCAAATTACATCTCAAATCCTAACATAAGGTTTATGATACTCTGTGGTTCAGAGGTACAGGGGCATATTACAGGCCAGTGTTTCAAGGCTCTCTATGAGAATGGAATTGGAGATGATGGAGGTATTATAGGAGCAAAGGGAGCAATACCTTTCTTGGAAAATGTTGGAAAAGATGCAGTTGAGAGATTCCAGAGACAGATAGTCGAAGTGATAGATTTAATAGATGTAGAAGATATAGGTAAAATAACCCAGGCTATAAAGGAGTGTATCTCAAAAGATCCTGGAGCCACAGAGGAAGATGCAGAGGAGATCGATCTAGATAAAAAAGAGAGTGGATTACCAACAGTTGCAAAACCAGATTTGGAGTTTACAAGAAAACTTATAGATTCTTTGGAGTACAAAATAGGGTTAATGACAAGGGACTTAGGATTAGGTTCTGGAGTTCAGGCCGGATCCATCTTAGGTGTTATCTTAGGATCCCTCTTGGCTATATTGTTAGTTGGAATACCTGTAGTTTTAAAAGTGCTTTTAGGGTGA
- the mcrC gene encoding methyl-coenzyme M reductase I operon protein C produces MPVGRREQIIDCRAVMGLGEGGGLAQRGTFAEALRNDVVVVAMSPGRRHITKPVCEITYGIREAGIQTSVLVLNAGSGIPHDAPHGSLGSTFGIKPEEAEQVNRHKLCIIHFGNVKSHIVYKARLFLRYVEIPTIVVCQTPVDMEDFAKVGVKTRDVIPLEPVTKGTIVDIVSGVVRGESPPQSKIDEIIKRIKDNLKK; encoded by the coding sequence ATGCCTGTGGGGAGGAGAGAACAGATAATAGACTGTAGGGCAGTGATGGGATTGGGAGAAGGAGGAGGTTTGGCCCAGAGAGGTACCTTTGCAGAAGCTCTGAGGAACGACGTAGTAGTTGTGGCAATGTCTCCTGGAAGACGACATATTACAAAGCCTGTCTGTGAGATAACCTACGGGATAAGGGAGGCAGGTATTCAAACCAGTGTCCTAGTTCTAAATGCAGGCAGTGGTATACCTCATGACGCTCCTCATGGTAGTTTAGGATCTACATTTGGTATAAAACCAGAAGAAGCAGAACAGGTTAATAGACATAAACTCTGTATAATACATTTTGGAAATGTCAAAAGTCATATCGTATATAAAGCTAGGTTGTTCTTAAGATACGTAGAGATACCGACAATAGTAGTCTGCCAGACTCCTGTAGATATGGAAGATTTTGCAAAGGTAGGGGTAAAAACAAGAGATGTTATACCCCTTGAACCTGTAACTAAAGGTACTATAGTAGATATAGTATCTGGTGTTGTGAGGGGGGAATCTCCCCCTCAATCAAAGATTGATGAAATTATCAAAAGAATTAAAGATAATCTAAAAAAATAA
- the mtrC gene encoding tetrahydromethanopterin S-methyltransferase subunit MtrC, with protein sequence MSHGGGGHAAELYPENQILAIGTILAIMGMYISQFFPQVSMLLGGLLASAAIVAGANTTRKVAAYGLGTGVPSIGMLSLGMGIISSVAGIYLVNTVVKILGAGSELLYIIPIVVIVISVVLGYIVGRLTVKPIGMKIPVMVESMTKLSLMGALSIIGFCTAYAGGFLPNIIIPGSIENGVMALAFIAAGMGILHPFNACLGPNESHKRTLTLAVACGFLTWFIFSVARLDVVSSIASIVLWAVVYKEFIKQSLKDACCVYYTPEIPKREM encoded by the coding sequence ATGAGTCATGGTGGCGGAGGACATGCTGCAGAGCTCTATCCAGAAAATCAGATCTTAGCAATAGGTACTATACTTGCAATTATGGGAATGTATATTTCACAGTTTTTCCCACAGGTGTCTATGCTATTAGGGGGTCTACTGGCTTCTGCAGCTATTGTTGCAGGAGCAAACACTACCAGAAAAGTTGCTGCTTATGGACTGGGAACAGGAGTCCCTTCTATAGGAATGTTGAGTTTGGGAATGGGTATAATATCTTCAGTGGCAGGTATATACTTGGTAAATACCGTGGTAAAAATCCTTGGTGCTGGTAGTGAGTTACTATATATTATTCCAATAGTTGTAATAGTGATATCTGTAGTCTTAGGATATATAGTAGGTAGGTTAACTGTAAAACCTATTGGTATGAAAATCCCTGTAATGGTTGAAAGTATGACTAAGTTATCCCTTATGGGGGCGCTCTCAATTATAGGATTCTGTACCGCCTACGCCGGTGGATTCCTTCCTAATATTATCATTCCAGGATCTATAGAGAATGGTGTCATGGCCTTGGCATTTATTGCAGCAGGTATGGGTATACTCCATCCATTTAATGCATGTTTAGGACCTAATGAGAGTCATAAAAGGACACTTACACTAGCTGTAGCCTGTGGATTTTTAACATGGTTTATATTCTCTGTCGCCAGGTTGGATGTAGTATCTTCCATTGCTTCCATAGTACTGTGGGCTGTAGTATACAAGGAGTTTATAAAACAGTCATTGAAGGATGCCTGCTGTGTATACTACACTCCAGAAATACCTAAAAGAGAGATGTAA
- the mtrG gene encoding tetrahydromethanopterin S-methyltransferase subunit MtrG gives MVETPPSVITPSKEYKELQEKLDKIDEMVDNTNAEIMQRLGKKAGRDIGIVYGFIIGLIIVLLVEKLIPKILLFIHMQ, from the coding sequence ATGGTAGAAACTCCTCCTTCAGTAATAACCCCTTCTAAAGAGTACAAAGAATTACAGGAGAAATTGGATAAAATCGATGAGATGGTAGACAATACAAACGCCGAAATAATGCAGAGATTAGGTAAAAAAGCTGGTAGAGATATAGGAATTGTATATGGATTTATAATAGGTCTTATTATTGTACTACTGGTTGAAAAGTTGATACCGAAAATACTGTTATTTATACATATGCAATAA
- the mcrB gene encoding coenzyme-B sulfoethylthiotransferase subunit beta: MKKYNDTICLYDAKGNLVEENVPLEAISPLYNPVIKKLVKDIKRTVAVNLAGIENSLRTGAVGGKGCKIPGRTLDLPIVENAETILEEVEKILRVSPDDDTSIKAINGGKQAVVQLPSRRLEIAAEYSASILNTAMALKEAIIKTFNVDMFDAPLVHAAILGRYPQSMDYLGSNIASLLGAPSNMEGPGYALRNIMVNHYVATTRKNVMNAVALASIIEQTAMFEMGDAIGSFERLHLLGLAYQGLNSDNLVIDLVRANRKGTVGTVIASVIERALEDKIITEDKTLESGYILYRPLDIAKWNAYAAAGLVAAVIVNCGAARAAQNVSSTILYYNDILEYETGLPGVDFGRTEGTAVGFSFFSHSIYGGGGPGIFSGNHIVTRHSKGFAIPPVCAAMCVDAGTQMFSPERTSALVGTVYGAIDEFREPMKYVIEGAVEIKDMFQ; this comes from the coding sequence ATGAAGAAGTACAACGACACAATATGTCTATACGATGCAAAAGGAAATCTTGTTGAGGAAAATGTACCATTAGAAGCCATTAGTCCACTGTACAACCCTGTTATAAAAAAGTTGGTAAAAGATATTAAGAGAACTGTGGCAGTTAATTTGGCAGGGATTGAAAACAGTCTAAGAACAGGTGCCGTTGGAGGAAAGGGTTGTAAAATACCTGGAAGAACCTTAGATCTACCAATTGTAGAAAATGCTGAAACTATTTTAGAAGAAGTCGAAAAGATTCTAAGAGTATCTCCTGATGACGATACTTCTATTAAAGCTATTAACGGTGGTAAGCAGGCAGTTGTCCAATTACCATCTAGGAGGTTGGAAATAGCAGCAGAGTATTCTGCATCTATACTAAATACAGCAATGGCTTTGAAGGAGGCCATAATTAAAACCTTCAACGTAGATATGTTTGATGCACCTTTAGTCCATGCTGCAATACTGGGGAGATATCCTCAGTCAATGGATTACTTAGGGAGTAATATAGCATCCCTGTTAGGAGCCCCTTCAAATATGGAAGGTCCAGGTTATGCATTGAGAAACATTATGGTAAACCACTACGTGGCAACAACCAGGAAGAATGTAATGAATGCAGTTGCATTAGCATCCATTATAGAACAGACTGCAATGTTTGAGATGGGAGACGCTATAGGATCCTTTGAGAGACTACACCTCTTAGGTCTTGCGTATCAGGGGCTAAACAGTGACAACTTAGTTATCGACTTAGTCAGGGCAAATAGAAAAGGTACAGTAGGTACAGTTATAGCTTCTGTGATTGAAAGAGCCTTAGAGGATAAAATAATAACTGAAGATAAAACCTTAGAATCTGGATATATATTATATAGACCATTGGATATTGCTAAATGGAATGCCTATGCTGCAGCAGGACTGGTTGCAGCCGTTATTGTAAACTGTGGTGCTGCAAGGGCTGCTCAGAATGTTTCATCAACTATACTCTACTACAACGATATATTGGAGTACGAGACAGGTCTCCCAGGTGTTGATTTCGGTAGAACAGAAGGTACTGCAGTAGGATTCAGTTTCTTCTCCCACTCTATCTACGGTGGAGGGGGTCCAGGTATATTCTCTGGAAACCACATAGTTACAAGACACAGTAAGGGGTTTGCTATCCCACCAGTATGTGCTGCTATGTGTGTAGATGCAGGTACCCAGATGTTCTCCCCAGAGAGAACTTCAGCACTTGTTGGGACTGTATACGGTGCTATAGATGAGTTTAGAGAACCTATGAAGTATGTAATTGAAGGTGCTGTTGAGATAAAAGATATGTTCCAATAA
- the mcrD gene encoding methyl-coenzyme M reductase operon protein D, which yields MIEVEVFPHRYLKAETTEKFLNEIYSLDTVERVIIHGQSLPKIVYYGPARGTPVNHSERKIINVHGVPVELTVMAGRFWITLKDDSEIDKIEEICKTLFPFGYNIRIGKFTRDKVTVTDYIKYGEKVVNMMDRSLIGLTDPRSRFDSAVKIIPKEKGEEVTSKEQ from the coding sequence ATGATAGAAGTTGAAGTATTTCCCCACAGATACTTAAAGGCAGAAACCACTGAAAAATTTCTTAACGAGATATACTCCCTAGATACTGTAGAGAGGGTTATTATCCATGGACAGTCTCTACCAAAAATTGTATATTACGGTCCTGCAAGAGGTACTCCAGTGAATCACTCTGAGAGAAAGATAATCAACGTACATGGAGTTCCTGTAGAACTTACAGTGATGGCAGGTAGATTCTGGATAACCTTAAAAGACGACAGTGAGATAGATAAGATCGAAGAGATCTGTAAGACTCTCTTTCCCTTTGGATATAACATAAGGATAGGTAAATTTACTAGAGATAAAGTAACAGTGACAGACTATATAAAGTATGGGGAGAAAGTAGTAAACATGATGGACAGATCTCTTATTGGATTGACAGATCCTAGGAGTAGATTTGACAGTGCAGTGAAGATAATACCTAAGGAGAAAGGTGAGGAAGTAACTTCCAAAGAACAGTAA